Part of the Streptomyces sp. WMMC500 genome is shown below.
GGTACCCGATGCGCGTCAGCTACGCGGCATCCTGATCGCCGTCTCCGTCGCCCTGATGGCCGTGATCGCGTCGGTGTCCGGGCTGGGCGTCGCGCAGACCCACATGGCGGTCGAGTTCGGCGCCTCGCAGAGCACCGTCCTGTGGATCATCAACATCTACACCCTCGCCCTGGCCGCGCTCCTGCTGCCGTTCGGCGCGATCGGTGACCGCCTGGGCCGCAAGCCCATGCTGATCGCCGGACTGATCGTGTTCGCCGCCGCGAGCATCCTGGCGGGCCTGGCCCCGACCGCGGCGGTCATGCTGGCCGCGCGCGTGGCCGCCGGGGTCAGCGCGGCGATGATCATGCCGATCACCCTGGCCGTCATCACCTCCACCTTCCCCGAGGAACGGCGCGGCAAGGCGATCGGCGTGTGGACCGGTGTCGCGGGCAGCGGCGGCGTCCTCGGCATGTTCCTCTCCGCGCTCCTGGTCGACGTCGCGGACTGGCGCTGGCTGTTCGTGCTGCCCGTCGTGCTGAGCGTCGTCGCCCTGGGCATGACGCTGAAGTCGGTTCCCGACTCCCGCGAGAAGCCGGCCCATCGCTTCGACACCGTCGGCGCACTGGTGTCCAGCGTCGCCGTGAGCGGCCTCGTCTTCGTCCTGCAGGAAGGCCCCGAACGCGGCTGGACGGCCCCCGCGACGGTGACCAGCCTCGCCGTCGGCCTGACGGCCGCCGCCGGCTTCGTGGCCTGGGAACTACGCCGCCGGGACGCCGCGCTCCTGGACGTACGGCTCTTCCGCGAGCGGGGTCTGGCGGGCGGCTCGCTCACACTGCTGGCCGTCTTCGGCGTCCAGGCGGGCATCGCCGTGGTCCTCTTCCCCTTCTTCCAGGCCGTCTTCGGCTGGTCGGGCCTGCTGTCCACACTGGCGCTGATGCCGATGGCACTCACGATGATGCTCGCCTCCGGCCTCGCTCCCAGGCTCGCCGTACGCGCCGGCTCCCGCGCGACCATGGCCGCGGGCGTTGCGCTGGCCGGGACCGGGCTGGCCCTGATGGCGCTGTTCGTCTCCGCCGACGGCTATCTGAACATCCTGCCCGGCCTGCTCGTCATGGGCATGGGCATGGGCCTGTCGATGACCCCCGCCACCGAGGCCATCACCGCCTCCCTGCCGCGCCGGAAGCAGGGCGTGGCCTCCGCGCTCAACGACGTCACCCGGGAGCTCGGCACCGCCCTCGGCGTCGCCATGCTCGGCGCGCTCCTGTCCGCCGGGTACCGCAACGCCATCGACGGCCGGCTGAACGGCATCCCCGAGGGCGCCGCGGACACCGCCCGGGAGGGCGTCGCCAACGCCGTCGAGGCGGCGGGCGGCGCCGGCCCGCACGCACCGGACCTGCTCCACGCCGCCCGGCAGTCCTTCGTCGACGGCTGGCAGCAGGCCATGTGGGCGGGCGTCGCCGTCATGGGAGTCCTGTTCCTTTACCTCCTGGCCCGCGGCCCCGGGAACACCGGCCCTACGGCGCCAGCGCCGCGGCCTCCGCGGCGAGCTTCTCCACCGTCGCCCAGTCCTTCGTCGCCAGCGCCGCCTTCGGCAGCATCCACGTGCCGCCCACGCAGCCGACGTTCGGCAGCGCGAGATACCCCGGCGCCGACTCCGCCGTGATGCCGCCCGTCGGGCAGAACCGGGCGCGCGGCAGCGGGGAGCCGAGGGACTTCAGGTACGCGATGCCGCCCGACGCCTCCGCCGGGAAGAACTTCATCTCCGTCACCCCGCGCTCCAGCAGGCCCATCGCCTCCGACACCGACGACACCCCCGGCAGGTGGGGCAGGCCCGAGGCGGCCATCGCGGTCAGCAGCCGGTCCGTGGTGCCGGGGCTGACGAGGAACCGGGCGCCCGCGGCGGCGGAGGCGTCCACCGCCGCCGCGTCCAGCACCGTGCCGGCGCCGACCACCGCATCCGGCACCTCGGCGGCGATGGCCCGGATCGCGTCGAGCGCCGCGGGCGTGCGCAGGGTCACCTCGACCGCCGGCAGCCCTCCGGCGACCAGCGCGCGCGCCAGCGGCACGGCGTCGGCGGCGTCGTCGAGGACGACGACGGGGATGACGGGCGCGAGGCCGAGGACGGAGGCGGGAACGGAGGCGGAGTCAGTGGTCACGCCGCCATCGTGCCTCTGCGGACAGGCGGGTGCAACGCCCGTTGCGTACCGTGCAACTGCCTGCGCGCGGGCACTCTCAGCCCTGCCCACGGGCGCTCCGGCTGGAACGGCGCGTACGGGCACCGGCCCCGGCGCCCGTACGCCGCGCCGGCTCTACAGCTCCGTGACCACCACGTCCAGCTCCCACGGCTGCCCCGCCCGCCGCGGCGCCTCCCCCTCCACCCGGTACCCCAGGTCGCGCAGCGCCGTGACCAATTGCTCGGGAGCGCGGGGCTTCGCGCCGGAGGTCAGCAGGTCGCGGAGCAGCCGGCCCTTCGTCGCCTTGTTGAAGTGGCTGACCACCGACCGCTTCTCCACCCCGTCCACCACCGTCGCGTGCAGGACCCGCACCGCCGCGGTGCGCGCCGCCAGTTCGCCGCGGGGCCGCCAGGCCGTCGCGTACGCCGACGAGCGCAGGTCGAGGACCAGCCCGCGCCCCGCCGCCGCCGGCAGGGCGGCGTCCAGCGGGCCGCGCCAGTACGCGCCGAGCGCGCCGGCCGCGGGCAGGCGGACGCCCATGGAGCAGCGGTACGCCGGGATGCGGTCGCCGATGCGCACGGCGCCCCACAGGCCGGAGAAGACCAGCAGCGACGCCGACGCGCGCCGCTTCGCCGCGGGATCGAGCGTGGCGAGGCCGAGGGCGTCGTAGAGCACGCCGGTGTAGACCTGCCCGGCGGGGCGGGTGGGCGCCGTCCGCAGCCGGGCGTTCCGCGCCACCTCGCCGCGCAGCCCTTCGGTGAGGCCGAGCACGTCGGCGGCCTTCTCCTCGTCGGCGGCGCAGAGTCCGACCAGCTCGTCGAGGACGGCCTCGCGGGCGGCGGTGAGGCCGGGCAGGGAGAGCGCGTCGAGCTTCAGCGGGGCCCCGCGCCTGCCCTCGGCCTTGCCCTCGGACGGTGGCAGCAGTACGAGCACGAATCCTCCCGCGGTGACGTATCGGTCCCCCTCCGCCCTCCGGCAGCCTACCCGCGCGGCGCCGGGGGTCCGGACAAGGCGCCGTGCGCGGACCATTGACAAACCCGCGACCTGCCTCAAAACTCTGACTGCCAATCAGCAAGACATCGACTCAGTTACGCAAACGTACGTTGATTTCTTGCAAGAGCACGGCATGCGCACTCTGTCAGCCCCCCACAGAACAGAGGACACCATGAAGTGGAAGCAGCTCAGACGGCGCGTGGCCGTCGGGATACCGGCGCTCGGCCTGGTCGCGATCGGGGTCCTCCCCCTCTCCGGCTCGGCCATCGCCGGCATCGCCCCCGAGGGCGGCAGCACCGGAAGCACCCGCTCCGCCGGCAACGCGGCGGTGGCGGCCGGCGCGGAACTGCCGTACGTCGCGTACGAGGCGGAGGCCGGCACGTACGACGGCACCCTGCTGGAGGCCGACGCGAAGCGGACCTTCGGGCACACGAACTTCGCGTCCGAGTCCTCGGGCCGCCAGTCGGTGCGGCTGGAGAACACCGGTCAGTACGTCGAGTTCACCTCGACCTCCCCGACCAACTCCATCGTCGTCCGCAACTCCATCCCCGACGCCCCGGGCGGCGGCGGCGCGGAGGCGACCATCAGCCTCTACGCGAACGGCGAGTTCGTGCAGAAGCTGGACCTGTCGTCCAAGCACAGTTGGCTCTACGGCAACACCGACGACCCCGAGGGCCTGACCAACAACCCGCAGACCGACGCCCGGCGGCTCTTCGACGAGTCCCACGCGCTGCTGGAGGAGAGCTACCCGGAGGGCACCACCTTCCGCCTCCAGCGCGACGCCGACGACAGCGCCGCGTTCTACATCATCGACCTGATCGACCTGGAGCAGGTCGCGCCGCCGGCCGAGAAGCCGGCCGCGTGCACGTCGATCACCGAGTACGGCGCCGTGCCCGACGACGGCAACGACGACACCGAGGCGCTGCAGGCGGCCGTCACCGCCGACCAGAACGGCGAGATCGAGTGCGTCTGGGTCCCGCCGGGCCAGTGGCGGCAGGAGCAGAAGATCCTGACCGAGGACCTCGCGGGCGGCCAGTACAACCAGGTCGGCATCAGCGATGTCGACATCCGCGGCGCCGGCATGTGGCACTCGCAGTTCTACACGCTGACCCCGCCGCACGAGGCGGGCGGCATCAACCACCCGCACGAGGGCAACTTCGGCTTCGACATCGACAAGAACACCAAGATCTCCGACCTCGCCATCTTCGGCTCCGGCACCATCCGCGGCGGCGACGGCGGCCACGAGGGCGGCGTGGGCCTCAACGGCCGGTTCGGCGTCGGCACGGAGATCTCGAACGTGTGGATCGAGCACGCCAACGTCGGGGTCTGGGTCGGCCGCGACTACTCCAACAGGCCCGAGCTGTGGGGCCCGGCCGACGGGCTGAAGTTCAGCGGCATGCGG
Proteins encoded:
- a CDS encoding right-handed parallel beta-helix repeat-containing protein; protein product: MKWKQLRRRVAVGIPALGLVAIGVLPLSGSAIAGIAPEGGSTGSTRSAGNAAVAAGAELPYVAYEAEAGTYDGTLLEADAKRTFGHTNFASESSGRQSVRLENTGQYVEFTSTSPTNSIVVRNSIPDAPGGGGAEATISLYANGEFVQKLDLSSKHSWLYGNTDDPEGLTNNPQTDARRLFDESHALLEESYPEGTTFRLQRDADDSAAFYIIDLIDLEQVAPPAEKPAACTSITEYGAVPDDGNDDTEALQAAVTADQNGEIECVWVPPGQWRQEQKILTEDLAGGQYNQVGISDVDIRGAGMWHSQFYTLTPPHEAGGINHPHEGNFGFDIDKNTKISDLAIFGSGTIRGGDGGHEGGVGLNGRFGVGTEISNVWIEHANVGVWVGRDYSNRPELWGPADGLKFSGMRIRNTYADGINFTNGTRNSEVVNSSFRTTGDDSLAVWASKYVKDPATDIGHDNHFRNNTIQLPWRANGVAIYGGYGNTVENNLISDTANYPGIMLATDHDPVPFSGETTISGNSLYRCGGAFWGEAQEFGAITLFPAGQPIPGVTIKDTDIHDSTYDGIQFKTGGGEMPNVNISNVSIEKSNNGAGILAMGGARGSANLTNVTITDSAEGDVVIEPGSQFVINGWPGAENGTPARSKEG
- the yaaA gene encoding peroxide stress protein YaaA — protein: MLVLLPPSEGKAEGRRGAPLKLDALSLPGLTAAREAVLDELVGLCAADEEKAADVLGLTEGLRGEVARNARLRTAPTRPAGQVYTGVLYDALGLATLDPAAKRRASASLLVFSGLWGAVRIGDRIPAYRCSMGVRLPAAGALGAYWRGPLDAALPAAAGRGLVLDLRSSAYATAWRPRGELAARTAAVRVLHATVVDGVEKRSVVSHFNKATKGRLLRDLLTSGAKPRAPEQLVTALRDLGYRVEGEAPRRAGQPWELDVVVTEL
- the eda gene encoding bifunctional 4-hydroxy-2-oxoglutarate aldolase/2-dehydro-3-deoxy-phosphogluconate aldolase codes for the protein MTTDSASVPASVLGLAPVIPVVVLDDAADAVPLARALVAGGLPAVEVTLRTPAALDAIRAIAAEVPDAVVGAGTVLDAAAVDASAAAGARFLVSPGTTDRLLTAMAASGLPHLPGVSSVSEAMGLLERGVTEMKFFPAEASGGIAYLKSLGSPLPRARFCPTGGITAESAPGYLALPNVGCVGGTWMLPKAALATKDWATVEKLAAEAAALAP